A genomic segment from Pectinophora gossypiella chromosome 27, ilPecGoss1.1, whole genome shotgun sequence encodes:
- the LOC126378748 gene encoding titin-like, whose product MSKSDVAKLQAPHEDRTAGLLQTTTEKLEEKLIERIAVEELSQKVEKISEPPVVEAAKPTEDVRDDISKLLSGRVMQQSLQAKYSQCMLNYYQAQQQFYKDMMQYQSQYPKPKPQVSQTEVVTLMKKIDKIERERAKIAAVPILPNRFRSISKPATMKNEEAESIPAVSHLKPLTDENVYQPEDLYSEPITTRERDQDVMDVENAATNEQSTDIPSRLQQTIHTAGTQAVTKTNELSREPESIPEVFHQEASATNVKYGTQTKEVDIERDQISPEIEIDFPEEFRPQKVKQTTESTIHDDINKETPSEMSEIPTPSFKFEENVPLSVLLKKARVKNQLESFKTFMDSINTEHVVKMSKCPPEKPPACPPKPPKCPPKAPKCPPAPCPKPAKADCTPKKPRCPPAAKVDPCKKKKPCPDPCGPPKCPPKKKGPCSKCCSTGKPWFDPQRPIYSLVSRYSEQSIFTTVCNGSFKETPFYGDFEVETDPKKGMLHAPRGIIRWARDFEPWTPIPCWPVPKNEKKKKLLCPQDGCKGIPPPKDGDFCHPKQKPFQNEESPILSRSFSKTEWTKPKFDLTKPYKDIAEKCDEKKYAKNDEKPARFKNDVKKANRNCSARKMAPESVKNKSCILMESLNLQELLAPPMAAVCYVVARHNSNDAKNEVFWRPLPTDPKMQEQLSKISKYLQMSYFINKQLFVDRQTQNVPMRENDTNKPTVE is encoded by the exons TCTCGCAAAAAGTTGAAAAAATTTCTGAGCCCCCGGTCGTTGAAGCAGCAAAACCTACAGAAGACGTCAGAGACGACATTTCTAAACTCTTGTCTGGCAGAGTTATGCAGCAATCTTTGCAGG CCAAATATAGTCAATGCATGCTGAACTATTATCAAGCACAACAACAATTTTACAAAGATATGATGCAGTACCAATCTCAATACCCAAAACCGAAACCGCAAGTTTCACAAACAGAAGTTGTAACACTAATGAAGAAGATAGACAAAATTGAAAGGGAAAGAGCCAAAATAGCAGCTGTGCCGATTCTACCGAACAGATTTCGTTCAATCAGTAAACCAGCGACCATGAAGAACGAGGAAGCTGAGTCTATCCCTGCAGTTTCACATTTAAAACCTTTGACGGATGAAAATGTTTACCAACCAGAAGACTTATACAGTGAACCAATTACCACGAGAGAAAGGGACCAGGATGTGATGGATGTAGAAAACGCTGCGACAAACGAGCAAAGTACCGACATACCGTCGCGTTTACAACAGACCATCCACACAGCCGGTACGCAGGCCGTAACAAAGACCAATGAATTGTCCAGGGAACCTGAATCAATACCGGAGGTATTCCACCAAGAAGCTTCAGCAACGAACGTCAAGTACGGTACTCAAACTAAAGAGGTAGATATTGAAAGAGATCAGATTTCCCCAGAGATTGAGATAGACTTTCCGGAAGAGTTCAGGCCTCAAAAAGTCAAACAGACAACAGAATCGACTATCCATGATGACATTAACAAAGAAACACCAAGTGAAATGTCAGAAATACCAACACCCAGTTTCAAATTTGAAGAAAATGTGCCTTTGTCGGTGCTGCTGAAGAAGGCACGAGTCAAAAACCAACTAGAAAGTTTTAAGACGTTTATGGATTCTATAAATACAGAGCATGTTGTGAAAATGTCGAAATGCCCACCTGAAAAGCCTCCTGCGTGCCCCCCTAAACCTCCGAAATGTCCCCCTAAAGCGCCTAAATGTCCTCCCGCGCCGTGTCCTAAACCGGCGAAGGCCGACTGCACACCGAAGAAGCCAAGATGTCCACCGGCCGCTAAAGTCGACCCTTGTAAGAAGAAGAAACCATGCCCTGACCCTTGCGGACCACCGAAGTGTCCGCCAAAGAAGAAGGGACCTTGCTCAAAATGTTGCAGCACAGGCAAACCTTGGTTCGACCCACAAAGACCAATTTACTCATTAGTGTCACGGTACAGCGAGCAGTCAATATTTACTACCGTTTGTAATGGTAGCTTCAAGGAGACACCGTTCTATGGAGACTTTGAAGTCGAAACTGACCCGAAAAAAGGGATGCTCCACGCCCCTAGAGGAATTATTAGATGGGCTAGGGACTTCGAGCCGTGGACGCCGATTCCCTGCTGGCCAGTCCCGAAAaatgagaagaagaagaagttgttGTGCCCACAAGACGGTTGCAAGGGCATACCACCTCCGAAGGACGGGGATTTTTGCCACCCTAAACAAAAGCCTT TTCAAAACGAAGAGTCGCCGATATTGAGCAGGAGTTTCTCCAAAACGGAATGGACCAAACCGAAGTTCGATCTCACAAAACCGTACAAGGACATAGCAGAGAAGTGTGATGAAAAGAAATACGCGAAAAATGATGAGAAGCCTGCAAGATTTAAGAACGATGTTAAGAAAGCCAATAGGAATTGTAGTGCGCGAAAAATGGCGCCGGAATCAGTTAAGAACAAAAGCTGTATTTTAATGGAGTCGCTGAACTTGCAAGAGTTGCTGGCGCCGCCAATGGCAGCTGTGTGTTACGTAGTCGCCCGGCACAACTCCAATGACGCGAAGAACGAAGTATTCTGGCGACCACTGCCGACTGATCCAAAAATGCAAGAGCAGCTCAgtaagataagtaagtaccttcAAATGAGCTACTTTATTAACAAGCAGCTGTTCGTGGACAGACAGACGCAAAACGTACCCATGCGTGAGAATGATACCAATAAACCAACGGTAGAATGA